The following proteins are co-located in the Brachybacterium sacelli genome:
- a CDS encoding LacI family DNA-binding transcriptional regulator, whose translation MSGARVKKAPTIVEIAHELGVSPSTVSRAFTAPRLLKPETVERIRAAAAERGYVPNVHARALSTGVPRTIGLIVPDIANPFFPPMIRAAQRTAEETGHTVLIADTDGDVEREKRTIERLTAQSESLIIASSRLPSAQLCELTARRRVLFINRDEPETARILVSSRDALGQCMARLLELGHERFVYVGGPEGSWSDGERRGIVEESLAGSGATLESMRIPSGTYADTMAAADQILAGSPTAVVAFDDVIAHAVIDLLHDRGVSVPGAVSVVGCDDTVALTTQPPLTSIALKVADAARLAVRTVVEGQVSEMLTPQRIALQGELVERATVAAVG comes from the coding sequence ATGTCGGGCGCTCGGGTGAAGAAGGCGCCGACGATCGTGGAGATCGCCCACGAGCTCGGCGTCTCTCCATCGACGGTCTCCCGAGCCTTCACTGCCCCGCGTCTGTTGAAACCGGAGACGGTGGAGCGGATCCGGGCCGCGGCCGCTGAGCGTGGCTACGTGCCCAACGTCCACGCCCGAGCGCTCAGCACCGGGGTGCCGCGCACGATCGGTCTGATCGTCCCCGACATCGCGAACCCCTTCTTCCCACCGATGATCCGCGCTGCCCAGCGCACCGCTGAAGAGACCGGCCACACCGTGCTCATCGCCGACACCGACGGCGATGTGGAGCGCGAGAAGCGGACCATCGAACGCCTCACCGCCCAATCCGAGAGCCTCATCATCGCCAGTTCCCGCCTGCCTTCGGCGCAACTGTGCGAGCTCACGGCGAGGCGCAGGGTCCTGTTCATCAACCGCGACGAGCCTGAGACAGCCCGGATCCTGGTGAGTTCGCGGGATGCGCTCGGCCAGTGCATGGCTCGACTGCTCGAACTGGGTCATGAACGCTTCGTCTACGTGGGCGGGCCGGAAGGGTCATGGTCCGACGGTGAGCGGCGCGGCATCGTCGAGGAGTCCCTCGCTGGCTCCGGCGCGACGCTCGAGTCGATGCGGATCCCGAGCGGCACCTACGCCGACACGATGGCAGCCGCCGACCAGATCCTCGCCGGCTCTCCGACCGCCGTGGTCGCCTTCGACGACGTCATCGCCCACGCCGTCATCGATCTGCTGCATGACCGCGGGGTCTCCGTGCCGGGTGCGGTGAGCGTGGTGGGCTGCGACGACACCGTGGCACTGACCACCCAGCCGCCATTGACGAGCATCGCGCTCAAGGTGGCCGACGCGGCGCGGTTGGCCGTGCGGACCGTCGTGGAAGGGCAGGTGAGCGAGATGCTCACGCCCCAGCGGATCGCGCTGCAGGGGGAGCTGGTGGAGCGGGCAACGGTGGCGGCGGTCGGTTGA